ggtgcggtgactcccaagctaggcgagtggctccagcagatcccgggaacaacattggagatctctgtccagaagagcacagtcctgggaacagctaagatactgcgcaggaccctcaagctcccaggcctctggtagaggacccgagcctgaaggataaaccgcccgcaggggcgagatgggtgtttttttttttttatacacacacacatttttttctgaattaCTTTACCTACTCCAGGTAAAGTTGGCATTTGGGTTGGCTTCCGTCACACACTCAAATGATTCTTCTGTAATCACTCTAATGTTCACTTCTATGGGAGagactgcaaaaaaaaagagacaaaactgTGTTATTCCTGAACTGAGGACAAAGTACTGATATTTAAATAACAAATGTTTGATTCTCATTACTTCAGACAAAACAGTCAATCTTTTCAAGGCAATAACAGTTACAAGGTTGTTACTGGCTAATTTATAATCACCTTGAtgatgaaaaaaagaatattacATTTCATGGGAATTCCACAAGAAAGAGGACCTCACAGCTGTACTGTATCAATAACAATCACTCGCTACTAAATGAGCCTACTTTTCACTTTCAGTGCAGCTTCAGTTATTTTTGCTGATGGTGTGACCAACAAACCTCCTCCTCTGCCATTTCCCATTTATATTGTATGACTTATGACTAGACAGATAAATTACATTTATCTTAACTTCACGCATGTCAGTCACAAATAACCTTTATGCCTGACAAACGAATCTGAAACagcttttgttctgtgacttgGTGTGTTATGAACATCTATGGTTTGATGGTATGGTAGGTTATGCTTCTTTGCATGTGTAAATTAGATATTACATATTAACAGCTGATACTCACAGTAGACCTGTATGGTGAAGGGCAGGGTTTCTTCTGTAGACAGGGAGTCACATCTGATGACACACTGGACCTGGTGACCGTTAATCTCTCTCGTAGGTACACCAAACACAGAGCTGACTGTGGTAGTCGTCCCGTTGTCATactgtgtggagtttgttgTCATCCTCACGTTGTCTCCCAAAGCACCAGTGAGCCACCTCACCTCTGCAGGAGGCTTCGATCCAGCAGCTGTGCAGGTAGCAAATAAAACCTCTTCTTTGCCCAAAGTCGGAAGATTGTCCTTGACGTTTGTGAAAGGAGTCACTAGGAGAGTTACAGCACTAAAATAAATCAACATGCAAGCAGAATGGTGAAAGTAAATCTGTCTCACACGCAAACACCcagaatattttaaataaaatgttttttcatacCAAGCAAGTTTAGAGGTATCTCAGTCTTCTGATTTCCACTGGGAAACAAGGTGAAAATGCACGTGTAGCTGCCTTCATCCTTCAGGGTAACATCAGCTAATTGGAGagttccattttttttattaaaatttccAATATAGCTAAATCGATCATCACCTCCATTGACAAACTGTGGTCCCTCTCTGGGTAGGATAGTTAGGAAATTGTCATTGTGAGGTTTTTCTCTTGTCTTCCTCTGCCAGGTAATCTGTGTCAGGTCATCATTGGTATCAGTGACATGGCACGGTAAGATAGCGATACCTCCTTGAACCACTGTCACACTTCCACCAATTACCTGGAGAGCTGTAAAGTGAAATACTATTAAAGAACAgaccaaaaaaaattaaaattttaggGCTTCACAATTAATCAAATATGAATTTTAGTTTTATACAATTAAATGAATATGACtgatattaaaaatgtttgcacaAACTTTAGAACAAGCATTCCCCTGACAATATCCTGCAAGTAGCAAAACAGATTTCCCCTACACTATGCAGCTTTCTGATTAATCTGGATGAGTACATTAAATCAACCTAAaaattataatttgtattatacATGCGTctcaataaaacattttaaacaaaattttaaGCTTTTTACAGCTTATAGAATCCAAAGATTCCTGCCAATTCTGCTCCAGTCAGATGGCtaaagataataaaatacacCATTTTAGTATGTAAAGCTTTAAGGTCACAGGTCCATGGTCAGGGTCACAAGAATAGGAAAAAGTTTTAGTTTCCACTGGGGGCCATAAGTACTTACTTTGTTACATTATTTGTAATatgtacttttgttttttttaaatacaacatTATAAGACTTCGCAATGATACAAAAACATTATTACCCTTTATTAGATTTCTGTATTAATATTGCTGACATCACCATGTTGTgataaaaacatcataaaataataaagtttaGTATAGTCTGTAAACTTCTGGGGGAGTTGCACTCTCCAAAtaattttgttgttattattgtacTGGCTCTATTTGCTTGTTAGCATTATCATCCACAGTTTTCAAGGTATCGTGTtcaaattttgtgtgatggtaGATACCAATAACATCTCAAATTGATTTAATTTTGATGAAAATTGAAAGATTAGATGCTATTTAGTCAACATTCCCCAAAATAATTATGaagaaaatgtgtatttttttttttttttttgcaaaatttgTATTTTACACAAAGTCCTATTGCTATGTCATCTGTTGTTTTTCAGTTCTTTTTCTTATTCAGTAAGCGAAATCTAGTCTATTTGGGGACTGAACAAATCTTAATGCAATATCACTGAGAGTAACTGTATCTGGATTTGTTAAATTTAATCCTTCAATTGAATTGAAGATCAATTCAAAGAGAATGGTCATCTTCTTTATGTGgaaagaataattaaaaaaatatcagtgaCACTGATATTGATATAAGTGCTCTCGgtacagtagcggtttttgacaTGGGTGGTTGCCCAGGGCGACATCGTGGTGGGGGCGACATCATGGCATCGGCAAAAGGTTGCTCGCACCCATGCTGCCCCGACACTATGCCAGCGCATTTTGGGGATTGCATGGGCAGCAATCGGTTTTCTTTTGAGAAATTTGCGGGGAGTAAAGGTGcgctccgtttgcgaggtgcgcctgctgcttgccaCACAGGGAGGAGAGTCGCGGGatggcgggggattctctggctggctggagcggcatctaataaccaactcgcacaATAAACAACAAACTAAGGCTGTCAACGTTAACGCTGTCATCACGATTAACGCGTTTAAAATTTTTAACGCAATCGATCGATTTGGAgcgcagaatgactcaaaatccctgaaatgtctttGTCAACACATTTCGGCAGTTTGTTCAAAGTTTGTCCAAtctgcgctccagatgggttgattgcgttaaaaattttttttaatcatgttaacattgacagccctacaacagacacaaaaactgaagacaTTATGGTATAGACtgataatttgcaccgatgtgttttctaaattctgtcacacattaaaagcaaaaactgaGCGCGAgggccctcggtgcgcctgcttgctgctgtgctgaagtctcacacacacaacttgtcgaaaggggagggggcgggctgcttccaaatagtgcacatttcattcataatattgtcaatccaagcccattatttattaattatttttcttgGGTTGtgtaaaaaactataaaaggtgtaggtctattagtcAATTAGTTTATGTTGTGGGTGttgatactggagtgcaaaattactgATGGAAGGAAAGGCTCAAAGTCATCAGGTcctcgtttaaaaaaaaaacagaaaagaagaggagaaacaaGCAAAAACTATAAGTAAGCAGATGTGActttggataatggcaggtatTATGTATCCTAAAACAAGATAACATTCATTAGTAGGGATTGGGAAAACTTCTGTTTACCGTTGTTAGCCACTTGGCTATGGTAGTAAATAGTAGACAGACAGTAGAAACTGATGTGGCTTAttgaatcttttggactgttTTGAGCACAATATTAATTAGCCAATAATTGGAAGAGGTGtaggggagaccggggatagttgtaacgTGGGTCAGTTGTAATACTTCCAATTTCTCCAATGAGGGCTAAGTTTCAAATGATGTGATTCATCCTGTGCATGCCCAATTCAGTTCTGCTATCACATGtgaaaaatcagcacattttgtcaaacacagacaatttaacatgaaaaaaagtaatttgtatgccaaaaagtaagtttttctactttatttcaatttctaatagcattatctgctttgcagttaaactcatcaaactaaaattatgttatttgtatgtCTATGGGGATATGTTCTGTGTAGGTCTTTAGTGCTAATGTTTTAGCCGTTGGCTGTAATCTTAGCTAGTTCATGGCTATATGAGTCTGGGTCAGttgtaacagcaacagtctgggttagttgtaacaaTAAAGCAGATGTTACAACTTACCACACTATTACTTTAACTTATATTAAACAAGTTGGGGCAACGACATCAGCAGAGACAGGTTCACTGGTCGCTTTTGTATATGCGGTTAATGCCATTGGCAACACAATTCCTAGGAAGTAGGAAGTATTGGTAGTGGAAATAAATCAGGATGGGTGCAAGAAACAGATTTCCTCATGtttctgaagcactttgcaaaCCACACCAAGGTAAGCCATGATAAAAAATAATGGAATTGCGATGCTGGTGCACAACTacattttttcagcttcattgttatgttcaaaCGTTGGTGCAAGAGTTGTAGGTTATAATGCCCACTGAGCCAATAAGGCCAAACTCAAGGAAGACCAACCAAAATTATTGAAATATTCAGTTGCATAAAATTCCCTAATTTGTCTTTTTAGGGGGTTGGAATATGTTCAAAAGCTAGATTTCTgcattctgtcacacacacacaaagctacATAAATGGCTCTAAGTGCATTCATGTGTTGAATAAAAAAGattacatgttaatgttttgtcagtacccttatttcattgtgttacatttcaccccaggatatgttacaactaacccagactatggggttaattgtaacatttcactcTTTGTGTTTGAGATCATACCATCCAATGGGTAattgtgctgcagagaaaatagctgcactatttaatagcagagacatgtaaatactttgcattacattttgaatccactaccttaaaagagctccaagctacagacagaaatgtcaaaaatgttacaactatccccggtctcccctaTTGCTGATGTGTCTGCTATTATGTTAGTTATTCAGTCATCCGCTTCAAAAGTCCCACATTTTTCCCTGTCAGATTTGGACAACCATCAGTTGTAAGACCTGCCAGTTTATCTAATTTCAGCCCAAGCAAATCCAAGcataaacaaaaaaccaaaactttcGACATACCGCCAGCTTCTCTGATCAGCAGGAGCGCAGATATTAGCAACAAAAAACAGGTTATCGCGGAAAAACAGCGTGGCATGACTTATCGCAGCAGTTgcccataaaaacacaaatgaaagtAGCAGTTCCATCCATTCGCATGGCTGCTCCCAAACAAAGGGGCATAATGGACGGTTACGTCACGTTTACTGAAGTCGCCAGGTGGGTGTGCCTATGGGATACTTGTGCTGGGTCTTATAATTATGAATAAAAGGGAACAATTCCCTTTTTCTCAGTATTATTTGTGCTGTGGATTGTGAAGGCCCATATAGGCTATGTATTCATTTTTACAGTCAGATCCAAAgtgtaattacataaataatgg
This is a stretch of genomic DNA from Pelmatolapia mariae isolate MD_Pm_ZW linkage group LG16_19, Pm_UMD_F_2, whole genome shotgun sequence. It encodes these proteins:
- the LOC134644161 gene encoding nectin-3-like protein, which codes for MSPWATTHVKNRYLFHFTALQVIGGSVTVVQGGIAILPCHVTDTNDDLTQITWQRKTREKPHNDNFLTILPREGPQFVNGGDDRFSYIGNFNKKNGTLQLADVTLKDEGSYTCIFTLFPSGNQKTEIPLNLLVTPFTNVKDNLPTLGKEEVLFATCTAAGSKPPAEVRWLTGALGDNVRMTTNSTQYDNGTTTTVSSVFGVPTREINGHQVQCVIRCDSLSTEETLPFTIQVYFSPIEVNIRVITEESFECVTEANPNANFTWSRSGQSLLQSAVKVDGATLHLLSLTSDLNGLYHCEASNAYGSKYGQLYVHVASGKPA